The nucleotide sequence CACGGAACCCCATCGCGGTTATGAATTTCAATCCGGCGTGAACAAGGGCGGTAAAAAACTCTCAGACATTGATCATGTGCCAGGTTACTGGCCGGATGTCGATACGGTGCGCCATGACATGCTCGACTATGCTTATGAGGTGGAGCATACCGATAATCATCTGGTGCGGATGATGACCGAGTTGGAAAAGCGCGGCATGCTGGATAACACGATCATCATTGTGACCAGCGATCATGGCATGCCTTTTCCACGGGTGAAGGGTTACGCCTATCACGATTCCAATCACATCCCGCTCGCTATTCGTTGGCCTGGCGTGGTGAAGAATCCGGGGCGAGTGATCGAAGACTTCGTCAATTTCACCGACATCGCGGCTACCATTCTGGATGTGGCCGGCATTACGGAAAAAGAGAGCGGCATGATGCCTCTCACAGGGAAAAGCTGGCGGCCGATCTGGGAGAGTGAAAAGAGCGGTCAGGTCCTGGCTGAGCGCGATCACACCCTCATTGGTAAAGAACGGACCGACGTGGGGCGCCCTCATGATTGGGGATATCCCATCCGGGGGATCGTCACGAAAGAATCTCTCTACCTCAAAAACTATGAACCGACTCGCTGGCCTGCGGGAAATCCAGAAACGGGTTACCTCGACACGGATGGTGGCGCCACGAAGAGTCTGATCTTGGAGATGGGGCGCAAGGATCGCTCCGACAAATACTGGCGGCTGAACTTTGGCATGCGTCCAGGGGAGGAGTATTACGACCTCACTGTAGATGCCGATTGTGTACACAACCTGGCCGGAGAGTCCGTGCATGTTGAGAAAATCCGCAGCCTCAAAGAACGGATGGAGAGCGAACTCAAAGAGCAGGGAGATCCTCGCCTGAGTGGCAACGGCAAGATCTTCGATGAATACCCTGCCACGAATAACGCCGGGTTTTACGAGAAATTCATGAGTGGTGAAAAGATCAAAGCAGGTTGGGTGAATGAAACCGACTTTGAAAAAGAGGTTATCACTCCATCGACAGTCACAGAATGATGTCATGAGGTGGCTCACCTAAAGTGAGTCGGCTTATCCTTTCATACTGCTGATGGACGTCCGTGAATCATTTTCCTCGCACCGCAATATATGAGTCTTTCTCCCGATCGTATCCTCCAGACTGGCATGGGCTTCTGGGCCTCCAAAACCCTGCTAAGTGCCGTTGAAATGGACGTCTTCACGGAACTGGCCAAGCATCCAGGGGATCTCGATGCTGTTCAAGGACGCTTGGGTCTCAATGAACGAGGGGCGCGTGACTTTCTCGATGCTTTAGTGGCGCTTGGGTTTCTCATCCGCGACGAAGAGATTTACAAAAACGCCCCTGAGACCGACCTCTTTTTGGACAAGGGTAAACCCAGTTACATCGGGGGCATTTTGGAGATGTGTAACCATCGTCTCTACGGATTTTGGGGAAGTCTCACCACGGCTCTGCGCACGGGAGAATCGCAAAACGAATCCAAGGGTGGGCATGATCCATTCAAGGCTCTCTATGCAGATCCTGCGGCCTTGAAGGAGTTTCTCCGGGCCATGTCTGGCGTCAGCCGTGGTGCCAATATGGCCATCGCAGCTCAGTTCCCCTGGCAAAACTACCGCACCTGTGCGGACATCGGCACAGCCCAGGGGGATTTAGTCACTCAGATTAGCTTGGCGCATCCACATCTTCAGGGTATCGGTTATGACCTGCCCGAGGTGGCTCCCGTCTTTGAGGATTACATTGCTGACAATGGACTGTCTGATCGAGTCAAGTTTCTGGGCGGTAGCTTCTTCACGGATGCGCTTCCTCAGGCCGATGTGCTTCTGTTTGGCCACATCCTGCATGATTGGGATCTGCCAACGAAAAAAATGCTGCTGGCAAAGGCCTACGCGGCATTGCCGAGCGGTGGCGCTGTGGTGGTCTATGACGCCATCATTGACGATGCGCGTAGCCAGAATGCCTTTGGCCTCTTGATGAGCTTGAACATGCTGATTGAGACTCCGGGAGGGTTTGACTATACAGGTGCTGATTGCATCTCGTGGATGCAGGAAGCGGGCTTCCGGGACTGCCGTGTCGAGCATTTGGTCGGACCGGATTCCATGGTCATTGGCATCAAGTAAACGTCAAACAACCACACCCAGCTTGCGCATCAGCCTTGCTGAGGCGAGGTCATGGATTCATGCCAGACTCCGTGCCCTCCTCTCTAACCCCCCAGCCCAGACCTTGGCTGGTGCGCATTCCTGAGATTTTCGAAAGTATCGCTGATGATGTTTTGAAGCATCTGGGGGCGGCTTCGAGCACTCGGCTGGGCCACGATTATTATCTCCTCAAGGCCTTAGATTCCAAGGCCTTGAGACAATCCGAAGCGGCCAAGTTTACCCGCTGGAATTTGCCGATGGATCACACCTGGCCGTGCAATCCCCAGAAAATGGACGGCTTCATTGAAAAGGCGGCCCAGACGCTTTTGAAAAAGTTTGGGGATCGTCGTCCGCAGGGCCTCTTCATTGGGCAACTCAATCCCATCTCACCCGATAAGTATTACAAAAGCCTCGCCTCGAATCTTCGCGGAAGAGCGCTGCAAATCTTTCCTCCGTTGGCGGCCAATGCCGTCGAGGAGCAGGACCCGACAAAGGAGACCTTATTCTGTCTTGTGGGTAAGGAAGGTCTCTTCTGCGGCATGCAGACACCGCGTCTAGCCAATGGTCTCTATGCAGGAGGCAGCAAGTACATTGACCAGGACTCACCGGATACCATCAGCCGAGCTGGGGCGAAGATTGCTGAGGCGTTGCACTACCTTTTGCTGCATCGACCAGCGATGCCGGAAGGCAGCCACTGGATCGAACTCGGCGCTTGCCCTGGTGGCATGACTGCCGAACTCCTGGCCCGCAAACAACGCGTCACTGCGATTGACCGTGCCCCCTTGGATAAGCGCTTGGACAAGCGTCCCGGGCTCCGATTTGTGCATGCCGATGTGGCCACCTTTGAAGCCAAAGACGGCACGATCTACGATGCCATTCTCTCGGATCTCAACGGCCCACCCCATGAGTCCATTGATCACGTCATCCGCTTGTCCCGTGCTTTAAAGCCCGGCGGACTCATCGTTTTCACGCTGAAAGTCCCGCGCATCGAAACCGTGGACGAACCCTGTGAGCTATTTCGCCGAACGGCTAAGACCGCCAGGAAGGCCGGATTGCAGTTGTTTGCCCAGACGCACCTCACCTACAACCGGCATGAGTTCACGCTTTTTTTCGAGAAACGAGGAAGCTGAACCTCCACGGTGCCTTAAAACTGGAGCAGGTTTTTAAAGCACCGCCTGAGATCAGACCAGCATGGCTGCATGAGCCTCCTCCAATTCCTCTTCAGCGTAGTGCCAATCAATCTCGCCATTGTGATGAACACAAGGCGGGAGTGAATTGGGGAAGTAGATGTGGCGTAGACCACAGGTCACTCCAAGACTCACATGATGTTCGGCAATGGCTGCCGGACTTAGCAGACAACGCACGCACATCGCACGTCCGCTCCACGGACACCGCAGGTGGCAGGGATCACCAAGGTCTGGCTCAATCATATAGAATTCCTTTCCAGCAGAGTTCGGTTGGGACCGTCTTGTGGAAATGATGGGCACGTTGCTCGGGAGAGCGATGCTTGAAACAGTCGATTCGTCGGATGGGAATGAATCGCTATTTCACTGCATTTATCACAGAGAGTGAACGGAGGCTAGCGCCAAATGATGTTCACGAATTAAACGTAAAATTAGTTATACTTCTGACCTCTTGATCATTAAGAGGTCAGAAGACTCTGTGAACTTCACTCAAACGCCGCTACCGCATTGCGCAACAGAGTCAGGCCCGTGTCTTGGCTTTTCTCAGGGTGAAATTGCACCGCCATCAGGTTCTCTTTGCAGATGCCCGCGATGAATTCACTGCCGTAGGTCGTGCGGCAGAGCGCCAGAGATTCATCAGTCACATCCGGGTAGTAGCTGTGCACATAGTAGAGGTAGCTCGGGTTAGGCAGTCCCTTCCACCACTTCGCCCCGCGTTCTTCCCAGTGCACTTGGTTCCAGCCCATGTGCGGGATTTTCAGGCCGTGCTCGGCTTTGAACTTCCGCACGATACCCGGAGCCACACCAAGACCTTCCACACCAGGAGATTCCTCACTGGCTTCGAACAGCAATTGATAACCGAGGCAGAAACCCAGGTAAGGACGATCTGCCGCCAGCCACTCCTTCAGCGGCTCCCAGAGTTGGTTCTGTTTCAAGATGCGCACGCTGTCCCCAAAGGCACCTTGTCCTGGAAACACCAGCACATCCAGGCCCTCGAATCCCTCCGGACCCGTGACCAGTTTCGCCTCACGGCCAATGGCCGTGAACGCATTCAGCACACTGCGCAGATTTCCTGCGCCATAGTCAAGCACTCCGAGATTCATGAGGGTGAATTAGAGTACGTCCTTGGTGCTAGGAATGCCGGTGACACGTGGATCTTTTTGCGTCGCCGCATCCAGAGCCCGGGCCAGACCTTTGAAGATCGCCTCCGCCATGTGGTGAGAATCACGACCGCGCTTGATCTCGACATGCAGAGTGCACATGAGAGCACTGGAGAAGGCCCGCAGGAACTCCTCCACCAATTGGTAGCTGAATACCCCGGCACGACCGCCGATGGCCTCCATCTTCTCTGGTGCATGATAGCTCAGGAAAGGGCGACCGCTCAGATCCATGGCCACCTCAGCCAGGGTCTCATCCATCGGTAGCAGGAAGAAGCCATACCGCACGATCCCGGCCTTGTTACCCAGAGCTTCGCGGAAGCAATTGCCCAGCACGATGCCGGTGTCTTCGACGGTGTGGTGATAGTCCACATCCACATCGCCGATGACCTTCACCTTCAGATCGAATAGCCCATGCTTGGCAAAGAGAGTCAGCATGTGGTCGAAAAACGGCACTCCAGTGTCAATGGTGGAGCTACCGGAACCATCCACATAGAGTTCAATCTGGATGTCCGTTTCGGCGGTCTTGCGGGCTTGGGTCGCGGTGCGAGGCATGGGAGAAAAGGGTCGGTCAACAGGAAGCGGGAGATAGTATTCCGTGAAATCCCACCCCGGGCGAACGAAAAGTGCAGGTTGTCATTGGTTTCGGGGATGCTTACGCCTGGCCCTCAGAGGAGGCGAACTCAGTTGTTTATCAAATAACGCTCCGTGAGCCACGCCAGTGCTGCTCGGGACCGGAATGACTTCAGATCGGTCGCGAGTTTCGAATTCAGTAAAAATCGCCGCAGAATCAAGCGTCGGGCAGTGACGTCTAATTTGTCCTCGTTGATGCAGGGAAAATCGGGCTTGGTTTCGACAGCTTGATCCAGCGTTCGCAGATGTTGACCAGGCCGGATTAGCCCGACGACCATTAAACCTGCCTCAATGCTGTCAGCCCATATTGCCGAACGAGAGCACACAGTTCTTGGGTTGAATTAGACGAGGTGTGGTTTGCGTTTTTTTTGAAACACTCAATCAGTTATTATGATTATTCTATAATTATTTATATTATTTAAACAATTAAGTTTTTTTAAGAAACAAAAAATAGTCTTGTGATAATTTTTTATTGTTCAAAATGTCACCATGTGCTTTAGAAGCGCATCAATCTTA is from Prosthecobacter debontii and encodes:
- a CDS encoding methyltransferase — its product is MSLSPDRILQTGMGFWASKTLLSAVEMDVFTELAKHPGDLDAVQGRLGLNERGARDFLDALVALGFLIRDEEIYKNAPETDLFLDKGKPSYIGGILEMCNHRLYGFWGSLTTALRTGESQNESKGGHDPFKALYADPAALKEFLRAMSGVSRGANMAIAAQFPWQNYRTCADIGTAQGDLVTQISLAHPHLQGIGYDLPEVAPVFEDYIADNGLSDRVKFLGGSFFTDALPQADVLLFGHILHDWDLPTKKMLLAKAYAALPSGGAVVVYDAIIDDARSQNAFGLLMSLNMLIETPGGFDYTGADCISWMQEAGFRDCRVEHLVGPDSMVIGIK
- the hisH gene encoding imidazole glycerol phosphate synthase subunit HisH, with the translated sequence MNLGVLDYGAGNLRSVLNAFTAIGREAKLVTGPEGFEGLDVLVFPGQGAFGDSVRILKQNQLWEPLKEWLAADRPYLGFCLGYQLLFEASEESPGVEGLGVAPGIVRKFKAEHGLKIPHMGWNQVHWEERGAKWWKGLPNPSYLYYVHSYYPDVTDESLALCRTTYGSEFIAGICKENLMAVQFHPEKSQDTGLTLLRNAVAAFE
- a CDS encoding class I SAM-dependent methyltransferase, with translation MPDSVPSSLTPQPRPWLVRIPEIFESIADDVLKHLGAASSTRLGHDYYLLKALDSKALRQSEAAKFTRWNLPMDHTWPCNPQKMDGFIEKAAQTLLKKFGDRRPQGLFIGQLNPISPDKYYKSLASNLRGRALQIFPPLAANAVEEQDPTKETLFCLVGKEGLFCGMQTPRLANGLYAGGSKYIDQDSPDTISRAGAKIAEALHYLLLHRPAMPEGSHWIELGACPGGMTAELLARKQRVTAIDRAPLDKRLDKRPGLRFVHADVATFEAKDGTIYDAILSDLNGPPHESIDHVIRLSRALKPGGLIVFTLKVPRIETVDEPCELFRRTAKTARKAGLQLFAQTHLTYNRHEFTLFFEKRGS
- the hisB gene encoding imidazoleglycerol-phosphate dehydratase HisB — encoded protein: MPRTATQARKTAETDIQIELYVDGSGSSTIDTGVPFFDHMLTLFAKHGLFDLKVKVIGDVDVDYHHTVEDTGIVLGNCFREALGNKAGIVRYGFFLLPMDETLAEVAMDLSGRPFLSYHAPEKMEAIGGRAGVFSYQLVEEFLRAFSSALMCTLHVEIKRGRDSHHMAEAIFKGLARALDAATQKDPRVTGIPSTKDVL
- a CDS encoding sulfatase family protein — its product is MKFYLFAFLAAAVSSTFAAERPNILFAIADDWGPHAGVYGTPWVKTPGFDRVAKEGLLFNHAYTPVAKCAPSRAIVLTGRYAWQNEEAGNHMAFFPAKLKSWPEVLMDKGWHMGITGKGWGPGIAKDKNGQPRQITGKPFNRRKLEPATPEISNNDYAGNFVDFLDAAPEGKPWCFWYGSTEPHRGYEFQSGVNKGGKKLSDIDHVPGYWPDVDTVRHDMLDYAYEVEHTDNHLVRMMTELEKRGMLDNTIIIVTSDHGMPFPRVKGYAYHDSNHIPLAIRWPGVVKNPGRVIEDFVNFTDIAATILDVAGITEKESGMMPLTGKSWRPIWESEKSGQVLAERDHTLIGKERTDVGRPHDWGYPIRGIVTKESLYLKNYEPTRWPAGNPETGYLDTDGGATKSLILEMGRKDRSDKYWRLNFGMRPGEEYYDLTVDADCVHNLAGESVHVEKIRSLKERMESELKEQGDPRLSGNGKIFDEYPATNNAGFYEKFMSGEKIKAGWVNETDFEKEVITPSTVTE